One window from the genome of Betaproteobacteria bacterium encodes:
- a CDS encoding ABC transporter permease — protein sequence MNNLFIAMKMLRRNAHAGEARVLAAALFVAVASVTTVGFFADRVQGALDRQANELLGGDLVVIADHPVPPPFVERTRRDGLVIASTATFPSMVSGPAGTSLSEIKAVSASFPLRGRIRVADTPASADREATGSPAAGTVWVGAPLVSRIGAAVGETIRVGEASLTVAAVITREPDSVLDFFGIAPRVLMNDADLASTGLVQVGSRITYRLLIAGEASAVSRYDAQMRPRLAAGERIEGVRDTRSEVRVSLERAQRFLGLASLLSVVLASVAVALAARRFSLRQTDGAAMMRCLGAAQADIFAINAWQFLALAAAGCLAGTVTGFGAQAMLAYWLSGFFSVALPAPGARPAVQGAVIGLVLVLGFTVPPLLRLRNVSTLRVLRNDLSVAEPSSLFAYALGLGALSGLIIWQAGDLKLGALTLGGFAIALGVAALAGYGLILALSRVRAGASGPWRYGLANLRRRTGASLVQVMALGVGIMAMLLLTLVRTDLIVKWQKSMPADMPNRFAINIQSDQLPRVKDYFASLGLATPDLYPMVRGRLVAINDRPVSPADFSDQRAKRLVDREFNLSWAERLRPDNKIVTGAWWQPGAGEPQFSVEEGIAKALSIRVGDTLAWDVAGSRFGAKVTSLRKVEWDSFKANFFVIANPGLLEAYPASWITSFHLPAGREEVVNRLVDRFPNVSVIDLTAIMGQVKRISDQVSRAVEFVFLFAIAAGLVVLFAAITSTQDERVFEGAVMRTLGASRRQMVLTQLSEFLAIGLLAGVVASAGAVGLAFVLSDQVLGVPYEFNAVVPFAGILAGTAGVAIAGLLGTRRAVDSPPLAAIRAVT from the coding sequence TTGAACAACCTCTTCATCGCCATGAAGATGCTCCGCCGCAATGCCCACGCGGGCGAGGCGAGGGTGCTTGCCGCGGCGCTCTTCGTCGCGGTCGCAAGCGTGACCACGGTCGGGTTCTTCGCCGACCGTGTGCAGGGCGCGCTGGACCGGCAGGCCAACGAGCTTCTCGGCGGCGACCTCGTGGTGATCGCGGATCACCCGGTGCCGCCACCTTTCGTGGAGCGCACCCGCCGCGACGGGCTGGTCATCGCGAGCACGGCGACGTTCCCGAGCATGGTTTCCGGCCCCGCCGGCACCAGCCTTTCGGAGATCAAGGCGGTCAGCGCGTCCTTTCCGCTGCGCGGCCGCATCCGCGTGGCGGACACGCCAGCTTCGGCCGACCGGGAGGCAACCGGTTCGCCCGCGGCGGGCACGGTCTGGGTCGGCGCACCGCTCGTCTCGCGCATCGGCGCCGCGGTGGGCGAGACGATCCGCGTGGGCGAGGCGAGCCTCACGGTAGCGGCGGTCATCACGCGGGAACCCGACAGCGTGCTCGATTTTTTCGGCATCGCCCCGCGCGTGCTCATGAACGACGCCGATCTTGCGTCGACCGGGCTCGTCCAGGTGGGCAGCCGCATCACCTATCGGCTGCTGATCGCGGGCGAGGCCTCCGCCGTCTCGCGCTACGACGCGCAGATGCGCCCGCGCCTGGCCGCGGGAGAGCGCATCGAGGGCGTACGCGACACGCGCAGCGAGGTGCGCGTCTCGCTCGAGCGCGCGCAGCGCTTCCTCGGCCTGGCCTCGCTCCTGTCCGTCGTGCTGGCGTCCGTGGCCGTGGCCCTCGCCGCGCGGCGCTTTTCCCTGCGCCAGACGGACGGCGCGGCGATGATGCGCTGCCTTGGCGCTGCCCAGGCCGACATCTTCGCCATCAACGCGTGGCAGTTCCTCGCGCTCGCTGCGGCGGGCTGCCTCGCCGGCACGGTTACCGGGTTTGGCGCGCAGGCGATGCTCGCGTACTGGCTCTCCGGCTTCTTCAGCGTGGCGCTTCCGGCGCCCGGCGCGCGCCCCGCGGTGCAGGGTGCGGTCATCGGCCTCGTGCTGGTCCTGGGCTTCACGGTGCCGCCGCTGCTCAGGCTTCGAAACGTGTCCACGCTGCGGGTGCTTCGAAACGACCTGTCGGTGGCCGAACCTTCCAGCCTCTTCGCCTATGCGCTTGGCCTGGGAGCCCTCTCCGGGCTCATCATCTGGCAAGCGGGCGACCTGAAGCTCGGCGCCCTGACCCTCGGCGGGTTCGCGATTGCGCTGGGCGTGGCGGCCCTGGCCGGGTACGGGCTCATCCTGGCCCTCTCGAGGGTGCGCGCCGGTGCCTCGGGCCCCTGGCGCTACGGGCTCGCCAACCTGCGCCGGCGCACGGGCGCGAGCCTGGTGCAGGTGATGGCCCTGGGGGTGGGCATCATGGCGATGCTCCTCCTCACGCTGGTGCGCACGGACCTCATCGTGAAGTGGCAGAAATCCATGCCGGCCGACATGCCCAACCGGTTCGCGATCAATATCCAGAGCGACCAGTTGCCGCGGGTCAAGGACTACTTCGCCAGCCTGGGCCTGGCCACGCCCGACCTCTACCCGATGGTGCGCGGGCGGCTGGTGGCGATCAACGACCGGCCGGTTTCGCCGGCGGACTTCAGCGACCAGCGCGCCAAGCGCCTGGTGGACCGCGAGTTCAACCTGTCGTGGGCCGAGCGGCTGCGACCCGACAACAAGATCGTCACGGGCGCGTGGTGGCAGCCGGGGGCGGGCGAGCCGCAGTTCTCGGTGGAGGAGGGCATCGCGAAGGCGCTGTCCATCCGCGTCGGCGACACGCTCGCCTGGGACGTGGCCGGGTCGCGCTTCGGCGCGAAGGTCACGAGCCTGCGCAAGGTGGAGTGGGACAGCTTCAAGGCTAATTTCTTCGTGATCGCGAACCCGGGGCTGCTGGAGGCGTACCCCGCGAGCTGGATCACGAGCTTTCACCTGCCGGCAGGCCGGGAGGAAGTGGTGAACCGCCTGGTCGATCGCTTCCCGAACGTGAGCGTGATCGACCTCACGGCGATCATGGGGCAGGTCAAGCGCATTTCCGACCAGGTCTCGCGCGCGGTGGAATTCGTGTTCCTGTTCGCGATCGCCGCCGGGCTGGTGGTTCTGTTCGCCGCCATCACCTCCACGCAGGACGAGCGCGTCTTCGAAGGCGCGGTGATGCGCACGCTGGGCGCGAGCCGCCGGCAGATGGTGCTCACGCAGCTCTCGGAATTTCTCGCGATCGGGCTCCTGGCGGGGGTGGTGGCGTCGGCCGGGGCCGTGGGCCTTGCTTTCGTGCTCTCCGATCAGGTCCTGGGGGTTCCGTACGAATTCAACGCGGTCGTGCCGTTCGCCGGCATCCTCGCAGGCACGGCGGGCGTGGCCATCGCAGGCCTGCTCGGCACGCGCCGCGCCGTCGATTCCCCGCCGCTCGCTGCCATTCGTGCCGTTACCTGA
- a CDS encoding DMT family transporter: protein MKGNDRLRIERPDNRRAVASPSSGQPVPAKAISRGLRSPYFLLTLTSLFWSLNWVIGKAVVGTISPLTFTFIRWVVAVTVMMPFAFPLIREHWPLVKRHWKAIAWIGFWGTGLHNAFAYVGLHYTTATNGVILNSSIPILIIVTGWLIYRDTITRVQSLGVVVSLAGVLAILTRGNPAVIANLTLNRGDVILLVGMVFWAVYTVLLRMKPAQLPGLALLACCGCVGVLLLAPLCAVELLFLGGSVNMTPASVAAMLYVGIFPSFIGYVFWNRAVAEVGSNVAGIFIHLMPAFGSLLAWIFLGERIEAFHVAGIALILAGVSLTARGRRASPLPATD, encoded by the coding sequence ATGAAAGGAAATGACAGGTTGCGCATCGAACGGCCAGATAACCGTCGAGCGGTCGCCAGTCCATCGAGCGGGCAGCCTGTCCCCGCGAAGGCAATCTCGCGCGGGCTTCGCTCGCCCTACTTCCTGCTCACGCTCACCTCGCTCTTCTGGTCCCTCAACTGGGTGATCGGCAAGGCGGTGGTCGGTACCATCTCGCCGCTCACGTTCACGTTCATTCGCTGGGTGGTCGCCGTGACGGTGATGATGCCCTTCGCCTTTCCTCTCATCCGCGAGCACTGGCCGTTGGTGAAGCGGCACTGGAAGGCGATCGCGTGGATCGGCTTCTGGGGCACCGGCCTGCACAATGCCTTTGCGTACGTCGGGTTGCATTACACGACCGCCACCAACGGTGTGATCCTGAACAGCTCGATCCCCATCCTCATCATCGTGACCGGCTGGCTCATCTACCGCGACACGATCACGCGCGTGCAGTCGCTGGGCGTGGTCGTCTCCCTTGCGGGTGTGCTGGCGATCCTCACGCGCGGGAACCCCGCGGTGATCGCGAACCTCACGCTCAACCGCGGCGACGTCATCCTGCTCGTCGGCATGGTGTTCTGGGCGGTGTACACGGTGCTCCTGCGCATGAAGCCGGCGCAGCTGCCCGGCCTCGCGCTCCTTGCGTGCTGCGGCTGCGTCGGGGTGCTGCTCCTGGCGCCGCTGTGCGCGGTGGAACTGCTGTTCCTCGGCGGAAGCGTGAACATGACGCCGGCGTCGGTGGCCGCGATGCTCTACGTGGGAATCTTTCCGTCGTTCATCGGCTATGTCTTCTGGAACCGCGCCGTGGCCGAAGTGGGTTCGAACGTGGCCGGGATCTTCATCCACCTGATGCCGGCCTTCGGAAGCCTGCTCGCGTGGATCTTCCTCGGCGAGCGCATCGAGGCGTTTCACGTCGCGGGCATTGCCCTCATCCTCGCGGGTGTCTCGCTCACCGCGCGGGGCAGGCGCGCCTCGCCGCTGCCGGCCACCGACTGA
- a CDS encoding ABC transporter ATP-binding protein — protein MNAISEEERRTAGAAAPAQPVIVRVEGLTKQVSTADHELVIVRNAAFEVASGESVAIVGASGSGKSTLLGLLAGLDVPSAGRVWIDGEDLFALDEDGRARLRGRLVGFVFQSFQLLPALTAVENVMLPLELAGAPDATARATRVLGQVGLADRLGHYPRQLSGGEQQRVAVARAFATQPKLLFADEPTGNLDSATGAQVIELLFRMNLDHGTTLVLVTHDEALAARCDRRIAITAGEVSA, from the coding sequence ATGAACGCGATCAGCGAAGAAGAGCGCCGCACCGCCGGCGCCGCAGCCCCGGCCCAGCCCGTCATTGTGAGGGTCGAGGGGCTCACCAAACAAGTCTCCACGGCGGATCACGAGCTCGTCATCGTGAGGAACGCCGCCTTCGAGGTGGCCTCCGGCGAGTCGGTGGCCATTGTCGGCGCCTCGGGTTCGGGAAAATCCACGCTGCTGGGACTGCTCGCGGGCCTGGACGTTCCCTCCGCCGGGCGCGTCTGGATCGATGGCGAGGACCTTTTCGCGCTGGACGAGGACGGCCGCGCCCGCCTGCGAGGCCGGCTCGTGGGTTTCGTGTTCCAGTCCTTCCAGCTCCTTCCGGCGCTCACGGCCGTCGAAAACGTGATGCTGCCACTGGAACTTGCCGGCGCGCCGGACGCAACCGCCAGGGCAACGCGCGTCCTGGGGCAGGTGGGGCTCGCCGATCGCCTCGGCCACTACCCGCGGCAGCTCTCCGGGGGCGAGCAGCAGCGCGTGGCGGTGGCGCGTGCGTTCGCAACGCAGCCCAAGCTCCTCTTCGCCGACGAGCCCACCGGCAATCTCGATTCGGCCACGGGCGCGCAGGTGATCGAGCTCCTCTTCCGCATGAATCTCGACCATGGCACGACGCTCGTGCTCGTGACCCACGACGAGGCGCTGGCGGCGCGCTGCGACCGCAGGATTGCGATCACGGCGGGCGAGGTGAGTGCTTGA
- the ppx gene encoding exopolyphosphatase, translating to MEYTTLAAIDLGSNSFHLAIGRVVDNQIYPLDSIKETVRLGGGLGADKRIDAPTQERALAALQRFSERLAGMPRESVRVVGTNAFRVAKNSAEFLRLAEKAIGFPIEVISGREEARLIYSGVALSLPRNDRNRLVVDIGGGSTEFIIGVKLRPKVMESLYMGCVSWTQRFFPDGRIDKKSMKAAELAARVQVQTIVSRFEKTGWKEAVGSSGSVRSLSEVMVASGHAESGLTLEGLEWLREKALAAGDARKLELPSLREDRLPVFAGGLAIMTAIFTELSLKRMTLAEGALRQGVLWDLLGRVHHRDIREVTVEQFVRRYHVDQVQSRRVVSLAQDFYRQLEPVRDDKDATAGVFLDWAARLHEIGISIAQGAYHKHTDYILVNADMPGFSRQEQGWLSNLALAQRGHLVKMREAFETDSALATTALCLRLAVIFYRSRRTLKLPRLRLTRKAKSFRLEVEGGWLAENTLVATALETERAEWDSVGLAFESVEPS from the coding sequence ATGGAATATACCACCCTCGCCGCGATCGACCTCGGCTCCAACAGCTTCCACCTCGCCATCGGCCGCGTCGTCGACAACCAGATATACCCCCTCGATTCGATCAAGGAAACCGTGCGTCTGGGCGGCGGGCTCGGCGCAGACAAGCGCATCGACGCCCCGACTCAGGAAAGGGCGCTGGCCGCGCTGCAGCGCTTCTCCGAGCGGCTTGCCGGCATGCCCCGCGAGTCGGTACGCGTGGTCGGGACCAACGCCTTTCGTGTCGCGAAGAACTCCGCCGAATTCCTGCGTCTGGCCGAAAAAGCGATCGGGTTTCCCATCGAGGTGATCTCCGGCCGGGAGGAAGCGCGCCTCATCTACTCGGGTGTGGCGCTGTCGCTGCCCCGCAACGATCGCAATCGCCTCGTGGTGGACATCGGCGGCGGTTCCACTGAATTCATCATCGGCGTGAAGCTCAGGCCCAAGGTGATGGAAAGCCTGTACATGGGCTGTGTGAGCTGGACGCAGCGGTTCTTCCCCGACGGGCGCATCGACAAGAAGTCGATGAAGGCCGCCGAGCTCGCCGCGCGGGTGCAGGTGCAGACGATCGTGTCGCGCTTCGAGAAGACGGGCTGGAAGGAGGCGGTGGGTTCCTCCGGCAGTGTCCGCTCGCTCTCGGAGGTGATGGTCGCTTCGGGCCATGCCGAGAGCGGACTCACCCTCGAGGGCCTCGAGTGGTTGCGCGAAAAGGCCCTTGCCGCCGGCGATGCCCGCAAGCTGGAGCTGCCGAGCCTTCGCGAGGATCGCCTGCCGGTGTTCGCGGGCGGGCTGGCCATCATGACGGCGATTTTCACCGAACTCTCCCTGAAGCGGATGACCCTCGCAGAGGGCGCGCTGCGCCAGGGCGTGCTATGGGACCTGCTGGGGCGCGTGCACCATCGCGACATCCGCGAAGTGACCGTCGAGCAGTTCGTGCGCCGCTACCACGTTGACCAGGTGCAGTCCCGGCGCGTCGTATCCCTGGCACAGGATTTCTACCGCCAGCTCGAGCCGGTCCGCGACGACAAGGACGCCACGGCCGGCGTGTTCCTCGACTGGGCGGCCCGCCTGCACGAGATCGGCATCTCCATCGCGCAGGGCGCCTATCACAAGCACACCGACTACATCCTCGTCAACGCCGACATGCCCGGCTTCTCGCGGCAGGAGCAGGGCTGGCTTTCCAACCTCGCGCTTGCCCAGCGCGGGCACCTCGTGAAGATGCGCGAGGCGTTCGAGACCGATTCCGCGCTGGCCACGACGGCCCTGTGCCTGCGGCTCGCGGTGATCTTCTACCGCAGCCGGCGCACGCTGAAACTGCCGCGCCTGAGGCTCACGCGCAAGGCCAAATCCTTCCGCCTCGAGGTGGAGGGCGGCTGGCTCGCGGAAAACACGCTCGTGGCCACTGCGCTGGAGACCGAGCGCGCCGAATGGGACTCCGTGGGACTCGCCTTCGAATCGGTCGAGCCGTCCTAG
- the ppk1 gene encoding polyphosphate kinase 1, producing MGSKPKVEPRRGALLPPEHFLNRELQTLEFNRRVLAQAEDKATPALERLKFLCIVSSNMDEFFEIRVARVKEQLKLGGGSVDPDGLTPREIFARVSEGARALVDRQYSLLNDTILPALAVAGVRFLRRGEWTQAQQDWVREFFFREMMPVLTPIGLDPSHPFPRVFNKSLNFAVELDGRDAFGRDSRVAIVQVPRVLPRVIRLPVGVATGEHDQIFLTSVLHAHVGELFAGMNVVGCHQFRVTRNSDLFVEEEEMKDLKKALQGELPQRHLGDAVRLEVDDTMTPAMASFLLEQLGLDAVDLYRVNGPVNLVRLMSVPDQVDRPDLKFKVFHPGLPKSLAKSKDIFETLKKGDVLLHRPYQSFSPVIDFIREAARDPQVVAIKQTVYRTGTDSVIMQTLIDAARTGKEVTVVVELMARFDEEANINWAARLEEVGAQVVYGVVGLKTHAKMALVVRREEGRLMRYVHLGTGNYHPRTARLYTDFDLLTSHAEICADVNEVFQQLTGLGKASKLRHVWQAPFTLHPRVLEAIENETKNARAGKPAAITAKMNSLLEPVVIEALYRASQAGVKVDLVVRGVCALRPGVSKLSENIRVRSIVGRFLEHTRVFRFANGGDGKVWLSSADWMDRNFFRRIELAFPVFDPKLARRIVREGLKPYLDDNTQSWEMGADGTYVRRKRMRGKKRCAQVELLAALASP from the coding sequence GTGGGTAGCAAGCCAAAAGTCGAGCCGCGCCGGGGGGCGCTCCTTCCCCCGGAGCACTTCCTGAACCGCGAGTTGCAGACGCTGGAGTTCAACCGGCGCGTGCTCGCGCAGGCCGAGGACAAGGCAACGCCAGCGCTCGAGCGTCTGAAGTTCCTCTGCATCGTCTCGTCGAACATGGACGAGTTCTTCGAGATCCGCGTGGCGCGCGTGAAGGAGCAGCTGAAGCTTGGCGGCGGCTCCGTCGACCCCGACGGGCTCACGCCGCGCGAGATCTTCGCGCGCGTGAGCGAAGGCGCCCGTGCGCTCGTTGACCGGCAGTATTCGCTCCTGAACGACACGATCCTTCCGGCGCTGGCTGTGGCGGGTGTCCGGTTCCTGCGCCGGGGCGAGTGGACGCAGGCCCAGCAGGATTGGGTCCGCGAGTTCTTCTTCCGCGAGATGATGCCTGTCCTCACCCCAATCGGGCTCGATCCCTCGCATCCGTTCCCGCGCGTGTTCAACAAGAGCCTGAACTTCGCGGTGGAGCTCGATGGGCGGGACGCATTCGGGCGCGATTCCCGGGTGGCCATCGTGCAGGTGCCACGCGTGCTGCCGCGCGTGATCCGCCTTCCCGTGGGCGTGGCGACGGGCGAGCACGACCAGATCTTCCTCACCTCCGTCCTGCACGCCCACGTGGGCGAGCTCTTCGCCGGCATGAACGTGGTGGGCTGCCACCAGTTCCGCGTGACGCGAAACTCCGACCTGTTCGTCGAGGAGGAGGAGATGAAGGACCTCAAGAAGGCGCTCCAGGGGGAGCTTCCGCAGCGCCACCTCGGCGACGCCGTGCGGCTCGAGGTGGACGACACGATGACCCCGGCAATGGCCTCGTTCCTGCTGGAACAGCTGGGACTCGATGCCGTGGACCTGTACCGCGTCAACGGGCCGGTGAACCTGGTGCGGCTCATGAGCGTGCCGGACCAGGTGGACCGCCCGGATCTCAAGTTCAAGGTCTTCCATCCGGGGCTGCCGAAGTCCCTGGCGAAATCGAAGGATATCTTCGAGACCCTGAAGAAAGGCGACGTCCTGCTGCACCGGCCGTACCAGTCGTTCTCGCCGGTGATCGACTTCATCCGCGAGGCGGCGCGCGACCCGCAGGTGGTCGCCATCAAGCAGACCGTCTACCGGACCGGCACCGACTCCGTGATCATGCAGACCCTCATCGACGCGGCCCGCACAGGCAAGGAAGTCACGGTGGTGGTGGAGCTGATGGCGCGCTTCGACGAGGAGGCCAACATCAACTGGGCCGCCAGGCTGGAGGAGGTGGGGGCGCAGGTCGTGTACGGCGTGGTGGGGCTCAAGACGCACGCCAAGATGGCGCTGGTGGTCCGGCGCGAGGAGGGCCGGCTCATGCGCTACGTGCACCTGGGCACCGGCAACTACCATCCCCGCACGGCGCGCCTCTACACGGACTTCGACCTTCTCACCAGCCATGCGGAGATCTGCGCCGACGTGAACGAGGTGTTCCAGCAGCTCACCGGCCTGGGCAAGGCCTCGAAGCTGCGGCACGTCTGGCAGGCGCCGTTCACGCTGCACCCGCGCGTGCTCGAGGCGATCGAGAACGAGACGAAGAACGCGCGCGCGGGCAAGCCCGCGGCGATCACCGCCAAGATGAACTCGCTCCTCGAGCCGGTCGTGATCGAGGCGCTCTACCGGGCTTCCCAGGCGGGCGTGAAGGTCGATCTCGTGGTGCGGGGCGTGTGCGCGCTGCGTCCGGGGGTGTCGAAGCTTTCGGAGAACATCCGCGTGCGCTCGATCGTCGGGCGTTTCCTGGAGCACACGCGCGTCTTCCGCTTCGCCAATGGCGGGGACGGGAAGGTGTGGCTTTCGAGCGCGGACTGGATGGACCGCAACTTCTTTCGCCGCATCGAGCTGGCCTTTCCGGTGTTCGACCCGAAGCTCGCGCGGCGCATCGTGCGCGAGGGGCTCAAGCCCTACCTCGACGACAACACGCAGTCCTGGGAGATGGGGGCCGACGGCACGTACGTGCGCAGGAAGCGCATGCGCGGGAAGAAGCGCTGCGCGCAGGTTGAGCTCCTGGCTGCGCTCGCGTCTCCCTAG